From the genome of Muricauda sp. SCSIO 64092, one region includes:
- the hpf gene encoding ribosome hibernation-promoting factor, HPF/YfiA family: MNITFEYDGVKASERLEALIVKKLNKMESKYDFIVQAHVFLRIQNTSSPMSGKICKIQLSVPGPLLFAEANTKSFEASIQESINDLERQLSKKKEKMKSH; encoded by the coding sequence ATGAACATCACTTTTGAATATGATGGAGTAAAAGCGAGCGAACGATTGGAAGCCTTAATTGTGAAAAAGTTAAACAAAATGGAGTCTAAATATGATTTTATCGTTCAGGCCCATGTTTTTTTGAGAATTCAGAATACCAGTTCGCCAATGAGTGGTAAAATTTGTAAAATTCAACTAAGTGTTCCAGGGCCTCTACTTTTTGCAGAAGCCAACACCAAAAGTTTTGAAGCATCCATCCAGGAATCCATTAACGATTTGGAAAGGCAACTCTCCAAAAAAAAGGAAAAAATGAAGTCACATTAG